The Vicinamibacterales bacterium genome has a segment encoding these proteins:
- the argF gene encoding ornithine carbamoyltransferase — protein sequence MQNFLSILDLDPDRLATVLELAARLKRERVKGMKAPTAAALNGKHVGLLFEKPSLRTRVTFTIGVRELGGDIVEIPADVMHADREPIQDVARNLERWVDAVVIRTFAQERLSQIAEITPKLHVINALSNEEHPCQALADMQTLAEKWSSFEGRRIAFVGDGNNVCTSLVHVAMMLGMAVHVATPKGYELPDEVVDQAAAVSQKGAGLTEFTDAKAAVRDVDAIYTDVWTSMGQEVEYADRKKTFQRYQVNENLMALAKPGALFMHCLPAHRGDEVTDEVIESPISVVFDQAENRLHAQKALLLQMLA from the coding sequence GTGCAGAACTTCCTTTCCATTCTCGATCTCGATCCCGATCGCCTGGCCACGGTGCTCGAGCTCGCCGCCCGGCTCAAGCGCGAACGGGTCAAGGGCATGAAGGCGCCGACCGCGGCCGCCCTCAACGGCAAGCACGTCGGCTTGCTGTTCGAGAAGCCGTCCCTCCGCACCCGCGTCACCTTCACCATCGGCGTCCGCGAGCTCGGCGGCGACATCGTCGAAATTCCCGCCGACGTCATGCACGCGGACCGCGAGCCCATCCAGGACGTGGCCCGCAACCTGGAGCGGTGGGTGGACGCCGTCGTCATTCGCACGTTCGCCCAGGAGCGGCTCTCGCAGATCGCGGAGATCACCCCGAAGCTGCACGTGATCAACGCGCTCAGCAACGAAGAGCACCCCTGCCAGGCGCTGGCCGACATGCAGACGCTGGCCGAGAAGTGGAGCTCGTTCGAGGGCCGGCGGATTGCGTTCGTCGGCGACGGCAACAACGTCTGCACATCGCTCGTGCACGTGGCGATGATGCTCGGCATGGCGGTGCACGTCGCCACGCCCAAGGGCTACGAGCTGCCTGACGAAGTCGTCGACCAGGCTGCGGCGGTGTCACAGAAAGGCGCCGGGCTCACGGAGTTCACCGACGCCAAGGCCGCGGTGCGGGACGTGGATGCGATCTACACCGACGTGTGGACGTCGATGGGCCAGGAAGTCGAATACGCCGACCGCAAGAAGACCTTCCAGCGTTACCAGGTCAACGAGAACCTGATGGCGCTGGCGAAGCCGGGCGCCCTCTTCATGCATTGCCTGCCCGCGCACCGCGGCGATGAGGTGACCGACGAGGTCATCGAATCGCCGATTTCGGTGGTGTTCGACCAGGCCGAGAATCGCCTGCACGCGCAGAAGGCCCTCCTCCTGCAGATGCTCGCCTAG
- a CDS encoding GNAT family N-acetyltransferase, which produces MRVVVDNGPGTGRRATAAKRFQPAKPATALRAATLADAPALHALIAAHLEEGRLLPRTLDELAAHAARFVVATQGQRIVGCAELAPLSATVAEVRSLVVSREARQSGLGHQMVDELGRRAGREGFTRLCAFAHDPRFFVRLGFSIVPHTWVPEKIAHDCHSCPLFRNCGQYAIVLDVHRAQARTGAGLGASVVSSRG; this is translated from the coding sequence ATGCGTGTGGTAGTGGATAACGGACCGGGAACAGGGCGCCGCGCAACGGCGGCGAAGCGCTTTCAGCCGGCCAAGCCAGCGACGGCGTTGCGCGCGGCCACCCTGGCTGACGCGCCGGCCCTGCACGCCCTGATCGCCGCGCACCTCGAGGAAGGCCGTCTGCTGCCCCGCACGCTGGACGAACTGGCGGCGCATGCGGCCCGATTTGTCGTCGCGACCCAGGGTCAGCGGATTGTCGGCTGCGCGGAGCTCGCCCCGCTGTCGGCGACGGTCGCCGAAGTGCGTTCGCTGGTGGTCAGCCGCGAGGCGCGCCAGTCGGGACTGGGCCACCAGATGGTCGATGAGCTCGGCCGGCGTGCCGGCCGTGAAGGGTTCACGCGCCTGTGCGCGTTCGCGCACGACCCCCGGTTCTTCGTGCGGCTCGGCTTTTCGATCGTGCCGCACACCTGGGTGCCGGAGAAGATTGCGCACGATTGCCATTCCTGCCCGCTGTTCCGCAATTGCGGGCAGTACGCGATCGTGCTCGACGTGCATCGCGCACAGGCTCGCACCGGTGCCGGCCTTGGCGCCTCGGTGGTAAGCAGCCGTGGCTGA
- the argJ gene encoding bifunctional glutamate N-acetyltransferase/amino-acid acetyltransferase ArgJ: MADIRAVDGGITAPAGFRASGLHCGIKASGKPDLSLVVSDVAANAAGIFTLNLAKAAPLLVCEEHLAASGGRARAIITNSGCANACTGPQGMLDAREMAQLAATAVGGDVRETLVASTGVIGVNLKMDKLRAGIPRAAAALSAGGGADAARAIMTTDPFPKEYAVEVRTDIGTFRVGGMAKGSGMIEPRMATMLGYLTTDAAVDPGMLARALADASRFTFNAITVDGEPSTNDCVFALANGASGVEISENLYPVLFEAFRTVAHELALGIVRGGEGATKLVAITVTGAATDADAWMAARAIANSPLVKTAIHGGDPNWGRLVAAAGRSGAAFVLDGARVQIGSLVLFENGRPFDELAPQAADYLTGTDLAIEVNLGTGGAHTATVWTCDLSAEYVKINAEYRT; encoded by the coding sequence GTGGCTGACATCCGCGCCGTGGACGGCGGCATCACCGCGCCCGCTGGTTTTCGCGCCAGCGGCCTGCACTGCGGCATCAAGGCCAGCGGCAAGCCCGACCTCTCGCTCGTCGTGAGCGACGTGGCGGCCAATGCCGCCGGGATCTTCACCTTGAACCTGGCCAAGGCCGCGCCGCTGCTCGTGTGCGAGGAACATCTCGCCGCCAGCGGTGGCCGCGCCCGCGCCATCATCACCAACAGCGGTTGCGCCAACGCCTGCACCGGACCGCAAGGCATGCTCGACGCCCGCGAGATGGCGCAGTTGGCGGCGACCGCCGTTGGCGGCGACGTGCGCGAGACGCTGGTCGCGTCGACCGGGGTCATCGGCGTCAACCTGAAGATGGACAAGCTGCGGGCGGGCATTCCGCGGGCCGCGGCCGCGCTCAGCGCCGGCGGGGGCGCCGACGCCGCGCGCGCGATCATGACCACGGATCCGTTCCCGAAGGAATATGCCGTGGAGGTGCGCACCGACATCGGCACGTTCCGCGTTGGCGGCATGGCGAAGGGCTCCGGGATGATCGAGCCGCGCATGGCGACCATGCTCGGCTACCTCACCACGGATGCGGCGGTCGACCCCGGCATGCTGGCCCGGGCGCTGGCCGACGCCAGCCGGTTCACGTTCAATGCGATCACCGTTGACGGAGAGCCCTCCACCAACGATTGCGTGTTCGCGCTCGCCAACGGCGCCAGCGGTGTGGAGATCAGCGAGAACCTCTACCCGGTGTTGTTCGAGGCGTTCCGTACCGTGGCCCACGAACTCGCGCTCGGCATCGTGCGCGGCGGCGAAGGCGCGACCAAGCTCGTCGCGATCACCGTGACCGGCGCCGCCACCGACGCGGATGCGTGGATGGCGGCGCGGGCGATCGCGAATTCGCCGCTCGTGAAGACGGCGATCCACGGCGGGGACCCCAATTGGGGCCGCCTGGTGGCCGCGGCCGGCCGGTCGGGAGCCGCGTTCGTGCTCGACGGCGCCCGGGTCCAGATTGGCTCGCTGGTGCTGTTCGAGAACGGCCGTCCATTCGACGAGTTGGCCCCGCAGGCGGCCGATTACCTGACCGGCACGGATCTCGCCATCGAGGTCAACCTCGGCACCGGCGGGGCGCACACGGCCACGGTGTGGACCTGCGACTTGTCGGCCGAGTACGTGAAGATCAACGCCGAGTACAGGACGTAG
- a CDS encoding efflux RND transporter periplasmic adaptor subunit → MSRAGAFFRAAGTVPRLGLAALAAAVLVVTAWWWRGPSADAALMATVTRGELTATLTSSGTLKPIQSITYRSPVPGRDIEIRELAPEGSKVERGDLLVRLDTTDLEVELARIRQELRQAQMDLQVAEGEWDEAGAEVKAVTEGEGALTVEEARTTLLRAQKKAERLREEYANLRPLLDKGFITRDELARTGDELEQAEDELTLARKRTDIVVQLSHPREQKRAALQLAQKASQLGHARARVQETELRSNTLSRLIDGCTIHARGPGMVVYEEFLNANPRRKLRIGDRVFATQGIVTIPEVNRMLVEASIGEAEVHRVRAGQPARVRVEAFPNLTLMGRVTRVGALASASAARPFDDKRFDLIITLDPTDAELRPEMTIRADVIVGSRKDVLLVPVTAIFNKDGRHVVYLNTLTGSEARPVEIGESDDQIAEVISGVKEGDRVSLTESGSPAQAPARGNALQPR, encoded by the coding sequence GTGAGTAGAGCCGGCGCGTTCTTCCGTGCGGCGGGTACCGTGCCCAGGTTGGGCCTGGCCGCGTTGGCGGCGGCCGTGCTGGTGGTGACGGCCTGGTGGTGGCGCGGACCGTCCGCCGACGCAGCGTTGATGGCCACGGTTACGCGCGGTGAGCTCACGGCGACCCTGACCTCGAGCGGGACGCTGAAGCCGATCCAGTCGATCACCTACCGTTCTCCCGTTCCCGGACGCGACATCGAGATCCGCGAGCTGGCCCCGGAGGGCAGCAAGGTCGAGCGAGGCGACCTCCTGGTCCGCCTCGACACGACCGACCTCGAGGTGGAGCTCGCGCGCATTCGCCAGGAGCTGCGCCAGGCCCAGATGGACCTGCAAGTGGCGGAAGGCGAGTGGGACGAGGCCGGCGCCGAAGTCAAGGCGGTGACTGAAGGCGAGGGCGCGCTGACCGTGGAAGAGGCTCGCACGACGCTTCTGCGCGCCCAGAAGAAGGCCGAGCGCCTTCGCGAGGAATACGCCAACCTGCGGCCGTTGCTCGACAAGGGGTTCATCACGCGCGACGAGCTGGCGCGCACCGGCGATGAGCTCGAGCAGGCCGAAGACGAGCTGACGCTGGCGCGCAAGCGAACCGACATCGTCGTGCAGTTGTCGCATCCGCGCGAGCAGAAGCGGGCGGCCCTGCAGCTGGCGCAGAAGGCATCGCAGCTGGGCCACGCCCGGGCGCGCGTCCAGGAGACGGAGCTGCGCTCGAACACGCTGTCGCGGTTGATCGACGGATGCACGATTCACGCTCGCGGCCCGGGCATGGTCGTCTACGAGGAGTTCCTGAATGCCAACCCGCGGCGGAAGCTTCGCATCGGCGACCGCGTGTTCGCGACCCAGGGCATCGTCACCATTCCCGAAGTGAACCGCATGCTGGTGGAGGCGTCGATCGGCGAGGCCGAGGTCCACCGGGTCCGCGCCGGACAGCCGGCGCGGGTGCGGGTTGAGGCATTTCCGAATCTGACGCTCATGGGAAGAGTGACGCGAGTCGGCGCCCTGGCCAGCGCCTCCGCCGCCCGCCCCTTCGACGACAAGCGCTTCGACCTCATCATCACCCTCGATCCGACCGACGCCGAGCTGCGCCCCGAGATGACCATTCGCGCGGATGTGATTGTCGGTTCGCGAAAGGATGTGCTGCTGGTGCCGGTGACCGCGATCTTCAACAAGGATGGCCGGCATGTGGTCTACCTCAACACGCTCACCGGGTCCGAGGCGCGGCCGGTCGAGATTGGCGAGTCGGACGATCAGATCGCCGAAGTGATCTCCGGCGTGAAGGAGGGCGATCGCGTGTCGCTCACCGAATCCGGATCGCCGGCCCAGGCCCCAGCCCGCGGCAATGCCCTTCAACCTCGCTGA
- a CDS encoding acetylornithine/succinylornithine family transaminase, protein MTTNAQTVTALEAQHVLQTYKRQPVVFDRGEGTRLFDVDGRAYLDFISGIGVVVLGHAHPGLAAVIADQSKTLIHTSNLYYHPLQGQLAAKLASLSGLQRAFFCNSGTEAVEACLKFARRFWYSQGVKNRTAFVALEHGFSGRTMGALSVTANAHYREPFEPLIPGVTFVAPDDIAGLEAAVTDSTAAVIAEPIQGEGGVRPLSPEFAAAIARVTKQTGTLLIADEIQCGLGRTGWPFHYQSLGWTPDLVTVGKAIGSGIPIGAALVAERVAAQIFPGDHGTTYGGNLLSTRTALFVLDQLDALAPHIRDAGELFGQRLGDLQRQHAVVQSVRGAGLMRGLELTVDAQPVVEAALKAGLLVNRTAERVVRMLPPLTVSPAEIEEAIGILDGALASVRVEGLTAGVKA, encoded by the coding sequence GTGACGACGAACGCACAAACCGTGACCGCCCTGGAAGCACAGCACGTGCTTCAGACCTACAAGCGACAGCCCGTGGTGTTTGACCGCGGCGAGGGCACTCGCCTGTTCGACGTCGACGGCCGCGCCTATCTGGACTTCATCTCGGGGATCGGCGTGGTGGTGCTCGGTCACGCGCATCCCGGCCTGGCCGCCGTGATTGCGGACCAGTCGAAGACGCTGATTCACACCTCGAACTTGTATTACCACCCGCTGCAGGGGCAGCTCGCGGCCAAGCTCGCGAGTCTGTCCGGATTGCAGCGGGCGTTCTTCTGCAACAGCGGCACCGAGGCCGTCGAGGCGTGTCTCAAGTTCGCGCGGCGCTTCTGGTACTCGCAGGGCGTCAAGAACCGCACTGCCTTCGTCGCGCTGGAGCATGGCTTCTCGGGCCGGACGATGGGCGCGTTGTCGGTGACCGCCAACGCGCACTACCGCGAGCCGTTCGAGCCGCTGATTCCCGGCGTCACCTTCGTGGCGCCGGACGACATCGCCGGTCTCGAAGCCGCGGTCACCGACTCCACGGCCGCCGTCATCGCCGAGCCCATCCAGGGCGAGGGCGGCGTGCGGCCGCTGTCGCCGGAGTTCGCGGCGGCCATCGCCCGCGTGACCAAGCAGACCGGCACGCTGCTGATCGCGGATGAGATTCAGTGCGGGCTCGGACGAACCGGCTGGCCGTTTCACTACCAGTCACTCGGCTGGACGCCGGACCTGGTCACCGTGGGCAAGGCGATTGGATCGGGCATCCCGATCGGCGCCGCCCTGGTCGCCGAGCGCGTGGCCGCACAAATCTTCCCGGGCGACCACGGTACTACCTACGGCGGCAACCTGCTGTCCACGCGCACCGCCTTGTTCGTGCTGGATCAACTCGACGCGCTGGCGCCGCACATTCGCGATGCCGGCGAGCTGTTCGGGCAACGGCTCGGAGATTTGCAGCGCCAGCACGCGGTGGTCCAGTCCGTGCGCGGCGCCGGCCTCATGCGCGGGCTCGAGCTGACGGTGGACGCGCAGCCGGTGGTCGAGGCGGCGCTGAAGGCGGGCCTGCTGGTGAACCGGACCGCCGAGCGCGTGGTGCGCATGTTGCCGCCGCTCACGGTGTCACCGGCGGAGATCGAAGAAGCCATCGGCATTCTCGATGGTGCGTTGGCGTCAGTCAGGGTCGAGGGATTGACGGCAGGGGTGAAAGCGTGA
- a CDS encoding 5-oxoprolinase subunit PxpA, with amino-acid sequence MRIDLNSDLGESFGPWPMGQDAALMESISSANVACGFHAGDPGAMRTTVALARSKGVAIGAHPGFPDLVGFGRREMKASPQEVEDFVLYQVAALAGIARAQGVQLQHVKAHGALYNMACRDRALADAIARAVAAFDHTLILFGLPNSELLKAGEQAGLRVAAEVFADRAYERDGSLASRLKPGSVIHDVTAVVGRAVTMVRDRQVVALDGSVIPLEADTICLHGDTPGAADLARAVRQGLEAAGITIRNLGSA; translated from the coding sequence ATGAGAATTGATCTCAACTCCGACCTTGGCGAGTCGTTCGGTCCCTGGCCCATGGGGCAGGACGCCGCGCTGATGGAGAGCATCTCTTCGGCCAACGTCGCCTGCGGCTTCCACGCCGGCGACCCGGGCGCGATGCGAACCACCGTGGCCCTGGCCAGGTCGAAGGGTGTCGCCATCGGCGCGCATCCCGGCTTCCCTGATCTCGTCGGCTTCGGCCGGCGCGAGATGAAGGCCAGTCCGCAAGAAGTCGAGGACTTCGTCCTCTACCAGGTGGCCGCTCTGGCCGGGATTGCGCGCGCGCAAGGCGTGCAACTGCAGCACGTCAAGGCCCACGGCGCCCTCTACAACATGGCGTGCCGCGATCGCGCGCTCGCCGACGCGATTGCGCGCGCCGTTGCCGCTTTCGACCACACGCTGATCCTGTTTGGGTTGCCGAACTCGGAGCTGCTCAAGGCCGGCGAACAGGCGGGACTGCGAGTGGCCGCGGAAGTGTTTGCGGACCGCGCCTACGAGCGTGATGGCTCGCTGGCGTCACGCCTCAAGCCGGGCAGCGTGATCCATGACGTGACGGCCGTGGTTGGCCGCGCCGTGACGATGGTCCGCGATCGGCAGGTCGTGGCGCTGGACGGGTCGGTGATTCCGCTCGAGGCCGACACCATCTGCCTGCACGGGGACACACCCGGCGCCGCGGACCTGGCGCGCGCCGTTCGCCAGGGGCTGGAGGCCGCCGGCATCACCATTCGCAACCTCGGATCTGCCTGA
- a CDS encoding ABC transporter permease: MPFNLAELTEYLRIATEALGRYRLRTALSVLGVVLGVAAVIAMMSVSEGAAREALAQVDALGLDNLVAQSTGGLNARGTMRRSLAAADAARAVTLVPSARVASPVVSRYLKVGRADQSQTSQILGVTPSFQQILRLGVARGRFISETDEATVSRVAVIGASLARQLFGFRDPLGETITIATDHYRVVGVLREQGTDPQAGGTMGWHNINRGAFVPLPTLTGHTFAVAPNQPVDEVWVQVADGERSEALGEVFRRLLLQTRAADEFHIVVPRELLAQRYRTQRTFSVVVGSVAALALLVGGIGIMNIMLTSVVERTREIGVRRTAGARRRDVTMQFLVETLLMTIGGGIVGIAVGAVVSMGISMYAGWSTHVSPAAIGLGFMVSCLVGLVFGIYPAMKAAALEPVDAMRYE, translated from the coding sequence ATGCCCTTCAACCTCGCTGAGCTCACCGAGTACCTGAGGATTGCGACCGAAGCGCTGGGACGGTACCGGCTGCGGACGGCGCTGAGCGTCCTTGGCGTCGTGCTCGGCGTGGCCGCCGTCATCGCGATGATGTCGGTCAGCGAGGGCGCGGCCCGTGAGGCGCTCGCGCAAGTGGATGCGCTCGGACTCGACAATCTCGTCGCGCAAAGCACCGGCGGCCTCAACGCCCGCGGCACCATGAGGCGGAGCCTGGCGGCTGCCGATGCCGCGCGAGCCGTGACGCTGGTACCCTCGGCGCGGGTGGCCTCACCCGTGGTGTCCCGGTATCTGAAGGTCGGGCGGGCCGATCAATCGCAGACGTCGCAGATCCTCGGTGTCACCCCCTCGTTCCAGCAGATCCTCCGCCTGGGCGTCGCGCGCGGCCGCTTCATCTCGGAAACTGACGAGGCCACGGTCTCGCGGGTGGCGGTGATCGGGGCGAGCCTGGCCCGCCAGCTGTTCGGCTTCCGCGATCCCTTGGGCGAGACCATCACCATTGCCACCGATCACTATCGGGTTGTGGGTGTACTGCGCGAGCAGGGGACCGATCCGCAAGCGGGCGGCACGATGGGGTGGCACAACATCAACCGTGGCGCCTTCGTGCCGTTGCCGACACTCACGGGCCACACCTTTGCCGTCGCACCAAACCAACCGGTGGATGAAGTCTGGGTTCAGGTCGCCGACGGAGAGCGATCGGAGGCGCTTGGCGAGGTGTTCCGGCGGCTGCTGCTGCAGACCCGCGCCGCCGACGAGTTCCACATCGTCGTCCCTCGTGAGCTGCTGGCGCAGCGCTATCGGACGCAGCGGACGTTCAGCGTCGTCGTCGGCAGCGTGGCCGCCCTGGCGCTGCTGGTCGGCGGCATCGGCATCATGAACATCATGCTGACCTCCGTCGTGGAGCGAACCCGCGAGATCGGCGTGCGGCGCACGGCGGGGGCGCGCCGGCGAGACGTGACCATGCAGTTCCTGGTGGAAACGCTGTTGATGACGATCGGCGGCGGCATCGTCGGAATCGCGGTGGGGGCAGTCGTGTCGATGGGGATCTCCATGTACGCCGGCTGGAGCACGCATGTGTCGCCGGCCGCCATCGGGCTGGGATTCATGGTGTCGTGCCTGGTCGGCCTGGTCTTTGGGATCTATCCCGCAATGAAGGCCGCCGCGCTCGAGCCCGTGGACGCGATGCGCTACGAATAG
- a CDS encoding TolC family protein, whose translation MHPRRFLSVATWALGGWLAAAPALAQAPPVLTLAQAVDEALARNERLVNQADTIAQADLGLRLARNTFRPKVTPNIFGSFGRTDVSSQTYRVDVSQKLVTGTELRLGAGTVSAQIPGQPGSSEGDVLFYNADTTLTLTQPLLRGFGRSVARRSLTSAEMRRADADRQQSMAEQQVTVDVAAAYYRVVSQQAFVEVARQSLERARRLRDASEAKLDAGLVSQLDVLRSQQLVAQAEVQFFDTQAGVEEARDHLTFLMGRTTPDRFEVQATIPRPSADPIDVGQATTLALANRLDLQGRVSARDDAENQIRFTRNQLLPQVDVNLALTRRETAPSFRGSFGLEGYQFATFFTIAMPVDRTAQQVDYQSAVLDRDRRRREVTTLERQIGDDVKHAIRERDRLLRGVLSAETSVEIGRREVEVAQLRYETGLSNNLDVVTAESGLLAAEGRRIQALADSAVARLRLRALLGVFNPRTDVADSTAVVPMTSNLSK comes from the coding sequence ATGCATCCACGGCGATTCCTGTCCGTTGCCACGTGGGCTCTGGGCGGATGGCTCGCGGCCGCGCCCGCGCTCGCGCAGGCGCCGCCGGTACTCACGCTGGCACAGGCGGTGGACGAGGCACTGGCCAGGAACGAGCGGCTCGTCAATCAGGCCGACACCATCGCCCAGGCCGATCTCGGATTGCGGCTGGCCCGCAACACCTTCCGGCCCAAGGTGACGCCCAACATCTTCGGCTCGTTCGGGCGCACCGACGTGAGCAGTCAGACCTACCGGGTCGACGTCTCACAGAAGCTCGTGACCGGCACCGAACTGCGGCTGGGTGCGGGCACCGTCTCGGCACAGATACCGGGACAACCGGGCTCGTCAGAGGGCGACGTGCTGTTCTACAACGCTGACACCACGCTCACGCTGACGCAGCCACTGCTGCGCGGCTTTGGCCGAAGCGTCGCCCGCCGCTCGCTGACCAGCGCCGAGATGCGCCGCGCCGACGCCGATCGCCAGCAGTCGATGGCGGAGCAGCAGGTTACGGTGGACGTGGCCGCGGCCTACTACCGCGTCGTCTCGCAACAGGCGTTCGTCGAGGTCGCTCGCCAGAGCCTGGAGCGCGCGCGCCGGCTCCGCGATGCGTCCGAGGCCAAGCTGGACGCGGGCCTCGTCTCGCAGCTCGACGTGTTGCGGTCGCAGCAACTGGTCGCACAGGCCGAGGTCCAGTTCTTCGATACCCAGGCCGGCGTCGAGGAAGCGCGCGACCATCTGACCTTCCTGATGGGCCGGACCACGCCCGATCGCTTCGAGGTCCAGGCCACCATTCCGCGGCCCTCCGCCGATCCCATCGACGTCGGACAGGCGACCACGCTGGCACTCGCCAACCGCCTCGACCTCCAGGGCCGGGTCTCTGCCAGGGACGATGCGGAGAACCAGATACGGTTTACCCGTAACCAGCTGCTGCCGCAGGTTGACGTCAACCTGGCCCTGACCCGGCGCGAGACGGCGCCCTCGTTCCGCGGCAGCTTCGGGCTGGAGGGTTATCAGTTCGCAACGTTCTTCACCATTGCCATGCCCGTCGATCGGACGGCGCAACAGGTTGACTACCAGTCAGCGGTCCTCGACCGCGACCGCCGTCGCCGGGAGGTCACGACGCTCGAACGCCAGATTGGCGATGATGTGAAGCACGCCATCCGGGAGCGCGACCGCCTGCTGCGCGGCGTGCTCTCGGCGGAGACGAGCGTGGAGATTGGCCGGCGTGAAGTGGAAGTGGCGCAACTCCGGTACGAAACGGGCCTGTCCAACAACCTCGACGTGGTCACCGCCGAAAGCGGCCTGCTGGCCGCCGAAGGACGTCGCATCCAGGCCCTGGCCGACTCCGCGGTGGCGCGGCTGCGGCTGCGTGCCCTCCTTGGCGTCTTCAATCCCCGCACCGACGTGGCCGACTCGACGGCCGTGGTGCCGATGACGTCTAATCTGTCGAAGTGA
- a CDS encoding CbiX/SirB N-terminal domain-containing protein, with translation MFVRSWVLAVLVLSSSVSLAFGQSPPVLGVLLLAHGGQPQWNERVTAVARVIDQRHPTEVAFGMASRASIQGALDRLARRGATTVVAVPLFVSSHSSVITSTEFLLGLRPVAPSDLKLFAKMDHGSHGASVDGRGSHDAAADPESPVSVQLPVRMTAALNSHPLIGQVVTDRALSISTSPAGEAVILVAHGPVPDEDNRRWLEDMAVLAGQVRTAAPFASVDYMTVRDDAGPAIKDAATKELRSKVAAQRALGRRVLVVPHLLSFGGIEQRLRQRLEGLDYTMTAQALMPDDRITQWVLASLR, from the coding sequence ATGTTCGTTCGATCGTGGGTTCTCGCCGTCCTGGTTCTTTCGAGCTCCGTCTCCCTTGCTTTCGGGCAGTCTCCTCCGGTCCTCGGCGTTCTGCTGCTGGCCCACGGCGGGCAGCCGCAATGGAATGAACGGGTGACCGCCGTCGCGCGGGTCATCGATCAGCGGCATCCAACCGAGGTCGCCTTCGGCATGGCCTCGCGCGCCTCGATCCAAGGCGCACTCGATCGACTCGCGCGGCGCGGCGCGACGACGGTGGTTGCCGTGCCGCTATTCGTCTCGTCACACAGCTCGGTCATTACCAGCACCGAGTTCCTGCTCGGGCTACGCCCGGTGGCGCCGTCCGACTTGAAGCTATTCGCGAAGATGGATCATGGCTCCCATGGGGCTTCGGTAGACGGCCGCGGCAGCCACGATGCCGCCGCCGATCCCGAGTCGCCGGTGTCGGTTCAACTGCCCGTTCGGATGACGGCGGCCCTGAATAGTCATCCATTGATCGGCCAGGTGGTGACGGACCGCGCGCTGTCGATCAGCACGTCGCCGGCCGGCGAGGCGGTGATCCTTGTCGCCCATGGCCCGGTGCCGGACGAAGACAACCGCCGCTGGTTGGAGGACATGGCCGTCCTGGCCGGGCAGGTGCGGACCGCCGCGCCGTTTGCCTCGGTGGACTACATGACCGTGCGTGACGATGCCGGACCGGCGATCAAGGACGCGGCGACGAAAGAGCTTCGGTCAAAGGTGGCGGCCCAACGCGCCCTCGGACGCCGCGTCCTGGTGGTGCCGCACCTGCTGTCGTTCGGTGGCATCGAGCAAAGGCTGCGCCAGCGCCTGGAGGGCCTTGACTATACGATGACCGCGCAGGCGCTGATGCCGGACGACCGCATCACGCAGTGGGTGCTGGCGAGCCTTCGCTGA